A single window of Persephonella sp. DNA harbors:
- the nuoL gene encoding NADH-quinone oxidoreductase subunit L, with protein MEYLWIIPFSPLVAFIIIGLLGYKFLREPLAGILAVLGVAISAVASIVGFINVAQTGAHYDLKLFTWMPIGDYSISVSIFWDPLSALMTCVVTVISTFIFIFATGYMRGEPSYPRFFAYLSLFVFMMLMLTLSDNLVQLFFGWEGVGLASYLLIGFYHHKSSAADAAFESFITNRVGDWLFLTGTILTFVTFGTLDYLDVFNKLPEAGYWTITAIALLLFGGAVGKSAQLGLHIWLPNAMEGPTPVSALIHAATMVAAGVYMVARLMPIFASSDLALDVVLYVGAFSAFIAATMGLVQNDIKRIIAYSTMSQLGYMFAAEGLGLFKPGMFHLASHAVFKALLFLAAGSVLIGIHHILNVQKMGQLRKYMPITAITFLIGALALAGIPPFAGFFSKDPIIEGAYEIDKFVWILLWFGALLTAFYIFRLYFLAFEDGDRLDPHVKAHVHESPPTMTVPLIVLATGAVVLGFFKEFFDKFLNPSLNPDAMPFLSEETRKLVENGLARAHHVHIAEDAWHFLVHSLTSPLGLLALFTALAGIFAAWVIYQLRKIDAREIAKTFKPLYLLLYNRWYFDFIYYAIFVYGYYKFAKILWFIGDKVIIDGIVDGSAKASLVTGSGLRLFQSGRIGAYITQMAIGILIFLGIFLLFM; from the coding sequence ATGGAGTACTTATGGATTATACCGTTTTCACCTCTGGTTGCATTTATAATCATTGGGCTTTTGGGATATAAGTTCTTAAGAGAACCTCTTGCAGGTATTCTTGCTGTATTAGGAGTAGCAATATCAGCAGTGGCTTCTATAGTAGGATTTATCAATGTGGCACAAACAGGTGCCCATTATGACCTGAAATTATTTACGTGGATGCCTATAGGGGATTATTCTATCTCTGTGAGTATATTCTGGGATCCATTATCTGCATTAATGACCTGTGTTGTTACAGTGATATCAACATTTATTTTCATATTTGCAACTGGTTATATGCGGGGTGAACCTTCTTATCCAAGATTTTTTGCATATCTCTCTTTATTCGTGTTTATGATGCTTATGCTTACCCTTTCAGATAACCTTGTTCAGCTATTCTTTGGATGGGAAGGTGTTGGTTTAGCATCTTATCTCTTGATTGGTTTTTATCACCATAAAAGCTCAGCTGCAGATGCAGCATTTGAATCTTTCATAACAAACAGGGTTGGTGATTGGTTATTCCTTACAGGAACTATTCTTACTTTTGTAACTTTTGGAACACTTGATTATTTAGATGTATTTAATAAACTTCCAGAAGCAGGATATTGGACAATTACTGCGATAGCACTTCTTCTGTTTGGTGGTGCAGTTGGTAAATCAGCTCAGCTGGGGCTCCATATATGGCTTCCAAACGCGATGGAAGGTCCAACTCCTGTTTCTGCATTAATCCACGCTGCTACAATGGTTGCAGCTGGTGTTTACATGGTTGCGAGATTAATGCCGATATTTGCTTCTTCTGATCTTGCTCTTGATGTAGTCCTTTATGTTGGTGCATTCTCAGCATTTATAGCGGCAACAATGGGTCTTGTTCAAAACGATATTAAGAGAATAATTGCTTACTCTACAATGTCCCAGCTTGGATATATGTTTGCTGCAGAAGGACTTGGATTATTTAAACCGGGAATGTTCCACCTTGCATCCCATGCTGTGTTCAAAGCATTACTATTCCTTGCAGCAGGTTCAGTTTTAATAGGAATTCACCATATACTTAATGTTCAAAAAATGGGACAGCTTAGAAAATATATGCCAATTACTGCTATAACTTTTCTAATTGGTGCACTTGCACTTGCAGGTATTCCTCCATTTGCAGGATTTTTCTCTAAAGACCCGATTATAGAAGGTGCTTATGAAATAGATAAATTTGTTTGGATTCTTTTATGGTTCGGAGCACTGCTAACAGCATTTTATATCTTTAGACTTTACTTCTTGGCATTTGAAGATGGTGATAGATTAGATCCTCATGTAAAAGCACATGTTCATGAGTCTCCACCAACAATGACTGTTCCACTTATTGTGCTTGCTACAGGAGCAGTTGTATTAGGATTCTTTAAAGAATTCTTTGATAAATTCCTTAATCCTTCTCTCAATCCGGATGCTATGCCTTTCCTATCAGAAGAAACGAGGAAACTTGTTGAAAATGGCCTTGCAAGGGCACATCACGTTCATATAGCAGAGGATGCATGGCATTTCCTCGTTCATTCATTAACATCACCACTGGGATTACTTGCATTATTTACAGCATTGGCAGGTATATTTGCTGCTTGGGTTATTTATCAACTCAGGAAAATTGATGCAAGGGAAATTGCAAAAACATTCAAACCTCTTTATCTGCTTCTGTATAACAGATGGTATTTTGACTTTATTTACTATGCAATATTTGTATACGGCTACTACAAATTTGCGAAAATACTGTGGTTCATCGGTGATAAGGTAATAATAGACGGAATTGTTGATGGTTCTGCAAAAGCTTCACTGGTTACAGGAAGTGGTTTAAGACTCTTCCAATCAGGAAGGATTGGTGCTTATATTACACAAATGGCAATAGGAATACTTATATTCCTTGGAATATTCTTACTTTTTATGTAG
- the nuoK gene encoding NADH-quinone oxidoreductase subunit NuoK, which yields MIPYEYYVVLSALLMVLGLIGIAIRRNIIALLLATELMLNAVNIAFVAFDMKLADVSGQVFVFFILTIAAAEAAVGLGLIMAIYRLRKDVDTETLTELKN from the coding sequence ATGATTCCTTATGAATATTATGTGGTTCTAAGTGCATTGTTGATGGTTCTTGGATTAATTGGTATTGCTATCAGAAGAAATATAATTGCTTTGCTTCTTGCGACAGAGCTTATGCTTAACGCTGTTAATATCGCTTTTGTTGCCTTTGATATGAAACTTGCCGATGTAAGTGGACAGGTTTTTGTGTTTTTTATACTGACTATTGCTGCTGCTGAAGCAGCTGTAGGACTTGGTCTAATTATGGCGATTTACAGACTTCGTAAAGATGTAGATACAGAAACACTAACAGAATTAAAAAATTAA
- a CDS encoding NADH-quinone oxidoreductase subunit J codes for MELTSVAFWTFSTLAVLSAMGVVFFRNIIYAVLSLISTLVMVSGLFFTMGAELIGALQILIYAVAIVVFYVLVISTVPEFKGKAFEPKYMLLSIPTGFLIFIELAFVSLYGAWKSNTGMFTPEIIEKVGNIKAVSTMLFTKYLFPFEVASLILLVAMIGAIIIGKKEHVLDEEAEG; via the coding sequence ATGGAGTTAACATCTGTTGCATTCTGGACTTTTTCAACACTGGCTGTTTTATCAGCAATGGGCGTAGTGTTCTTTAGAAATATTATTTATGCAGTTTTATCCCTTATATCAACTCTTGTAATGGTATCTGGTTTGTTTTTCACTATGGGTGCTGAGCTTATAGGTGCTCTCCAGATACTTATTTATGCTGTTGCTATAGTTGTATTCTACGTTCTGGTTATCTCTACAGTTCCAGAATTTAAAGGAAAAGCATTTGAGCCTAAATATATGCTTTTATCTATACCGACTGGATTTTTGATCTTTATTGAACTTGCCTTTGTTTCCCTTTACGGTGCTTGGAAATCTAATACTGGGATGTTTACACCAGAAATCATTGAAAAGGTTGGAAATATTAAAGCAGTATCAACAATGCTATTTACAAAATATCTTTTCCCATTTGAGGTCGCTTCTCTAATTCTTTTAGTGGCAATGATTGGGGCAATTATAATTGGTAAAAAAGAACATGTATTAGATGAGGAGGCAGAAGGGTAA
- a CDS encoding NADH-quinone oxidoreductase subunit I — protein sequence MVKVKYVERPGLSNRERIFFLDFIKGMKITIKNFFRKTITTSYPFEKLTPPKRFRGTHAHRVKNGNEPPSFKVIEKFMDIKDGESRCVACYMCQQACPVPELFKIEAVQTPEGKKRVTRFDMNLLNCMYCGLCTEACPVDCLIMTDIYETAAYHRASCVTHMEDMAQRAIDFDRRRYNEPDRIWIDDEQRSKLWGQIKWS from the coding sequence ATGGTAAAAGTTAAATATGTGGAGAGACCCGGGCTTTCAAATAGGGAGAGGATTTTTTTCCTTGATTTTATAAAAGGAATGAAAATCACCATTAAGAATTTCTTTAGAAAAACAATAACAACTTCTTATCCATTTGAAAAGCTTACTCCTCCCAAAAGATTCAGGGGAACACATGCCCACAGGGTAAAAAATGGAAATGAACCTCCTTCCTTTAAGGTAATTGAGAAATTTATGGATATAAAAGATGGAGAAAGCAGGTGTGTTGCATGTTATATGTGTCAGCAAGCCTGCCCTGTTCCAGAATTATTTAAGATAGAAGCTGTTCAGACACCTGAAGGTAAAAAAAGAGTTACAAGATTTGATATGAATTTACTTAATTGTATGTATTGTGGTTTATGCACAGAAGCCTGTCCTGTAGATTGTTTGATTATGACTGATATATATGAAACGGCTGCATATCACAGAGCAAGTTGTGTCACACATATGGAAGATATGGCACAACGTGCTATTGATTTTGATAGAAGAAGATACAATGAGCCTGACCGAATCTGGATAGATGATGAACAAAGAAGTAAGTTATGGGGGCAGATTAAATGGAGTTAA
- the nuoH gene encoding NADH-quinone oxidoreductase subunit NuoH, which translates to MEILGTVIGLTIKSLIFIIAMFLGAAYLTLIERKFAGHVQQRPGPLHVGPHGVLQPIADALKVLTKEDIVPDSADKFLFYLASLMAFVPAIMILAVVPFGEPFTIFGITIKPYITDLNIGLLLALAFGSISIYGVIFAGWASNSKYPMIGGLRKAAVLIGYEVALGFALAGPIMMAGSFSLKEIVEAQQNIWFIIPNILGFVVIIFCVLAETGRTPFDVQEAEAELVGGYVTEYTGMKFGLFPLAEWYIATFVLSAITVILFFGGWNPLPFMGWLPIPAFVWFFLKLFLVFMFFLWVHWTLPRYRVDQITELAWKVMLPLALANIFIVAIWIIIFG; encoded by the coding sequence ATGGAGATACTCGGAACGGTTATTGGTTTAACAATAAAGTCTTTAATCTTCATCATAGCAATGTTTCTTGGTGCAGCATATCTCACATTAATTGAAAGGAAATTTGCAGGTCATGTCCAACAAAGACCAGGTCCTTTACATGTTGGGCCCCATGGAGTTCTTCAGCCTATAGCAGATGCACTTAAAGTTTTAACAAAAGAAGATATTGTTCCTGATAGTGCGGATAAATTTCTTTTCTATCTTGCGTCATTAATGGCTTTCGTTCCTGCAATAATGATACTTGCTGTTGTTCCTTTTGGAGAGCCATTTACAATTTTTGGAATAACAATAAAGCCTTATATAACAGATTTAAATATTGGCCTTTTACTTGCTCTGGCATTTGGTAGTATTTCAATTTACGGTGTTATTTTTGCCGGATGGGCTTCTAACTCAAAATATCCAATGATTGGTGGTTTAAGGAAAGCTGCTGTCTTAATAGGATATGAAGTTGCCCTTGGTTTTGCACTTGCAGGACCTATTATGATGGCAGGTTCTTTCTCCCTTAAAGAAATAGTAGAAGCACAGCAAAATATCTGGTTTATAATTCCAAATATTCTCGGTTTTGTGGTAATTATCTTTTGTGTTCTTGCTGAGACAGGTAGAACACCATTTGATGTTCAGGAAGCAGAAGCTGAGCTTGTTGGTGGTTATGTTACAGAGTATACAGGAATGAAATTTGGATTGTTCCCACTGGCTGAATGGTATATTGCAACATTCGTTCTCAGTGCAATTACAGTAATTCTTTTCTTTGGTGGATGGAATCCATTACCGTTTATGGGATGGCTTCCAATACCGGCTTTTGTATGGTTCTTCTTAAAGTTATTCCTCGTATTTATGTTCTTCTTGTGGGTTCATTGGACACTTCCAAGATATAGAGTTGACCAGATTACAGAGCTTGCATGGAAAGTAATGCTTCCACTTGCCCTTGCAAATATATTTATCGTTGCAATCTGGATAATAATATTTGGCTAA